A window of the Dyadobacter pollutisoli genome harbors these coding sequences:
- a CDS encoding GMC oxidoreductase, translating to MANFNIDSKKARTYDAIVIGSGISGGWSAKELTEKGLKTLVLERGRDVQHIKDYPTTNMMPWEFAHRERLPKEITDANPIASRCYNFKESSAHFFAKDNEHPYVQEKPFDWIRGYQVGGKSLLWARQTQRWSKYDFEGPARDKFAVEWPIGYDDIAPWYSHVEKFAGITGNKDGIDTLPDGEFLAPHDLNCVEKYFKEQVGKQYKDRHIIIGRAAHITDPQQIHLDQGRAKCQHRVICERGCPFGGYFSSNSSTIPWAMKTGNLTMRPHSVVHSIIYDDKKQKATGVRVIDANTKQMMEFYADIIFVNAAALNSNLVLLNSTSSRFPNGLGNDSGVLGKYVAFHNYRASVSGEYEGFLDSTTDGKRPNSGYIPRFRNVYKQETDFLRGYAAGFGANRNTYSDRNGLGESLKSNLHETKYGNWSVGSHMMGETIPKESNYVALDKDLKDPFGIAQLKISVGYDDNDEKMIKDYVEQVSEMFTNAGFKNVKSHDGNRNPGNDIHEMGGVRMGKDPKTSMLNQWNQLHACKNVFVTDGACMTSTSTQNPSLTYMALSARAVDYAVKQMKAKNL from the coding sequence ATGGCGAATTTTAATATAGATAGTAAAAAAGCCCGCACGTATGATGCCATTGTTATTGGCTCAGGAATCAGCGGAGGCTGGTCGGCAAAGGAGCTGACAGAAAAGGGCCTGAAAACCCTGGTACTGGAACGTGGCCGCGATGTGCAGCACATTAAGGATTATCCCACTACCAACATGATGCCGTGGGAGTTTGCGCACCGCGAGCGACTGCCCAAAGAAATTACGGACGCGAACCCGATCGCTAGCAGATGTTATAATTTCAAAGAATCTTCTGCCCATTTTTTTGCAAAAGACAATGAGCATCCATATGTACAGGAAAAGCCTTTCGACTGGATACGTGGGTACCAGGTAGGAGGTAAGTCGCTACTATGGGCGCGTCAGACACAGCGATGGAGCAAGTATGATTTTGAAGGACCGGCACGTGATAAATTTGCCGTGGAATGGCCGATCGGCTACGACGACATTGCTCCCTGGTACAGCCACGTGGAGAAATTCGCGGGTATTACCGGTAATAAAGACGGAATTGATACATTACCAGACGGGGAGTTCCTTGCACCACATGACTTGAACTGCGTTGAAAAATATTTCAAAGAGCAAGTCGGCAAGCAGTACAAAGACCGTCATATTATCATTGGTCGCGCAGCCCACATCACCGATCCGCAGCAGATCCACCTTGATCAGGGTCGTGCGAAATGCCAGCACCGCGTAATATGCGAGCGTGGCTGTCCGTTTGGAGGATATTTCAGCAGTAACTCGTCGACCATTCCCTGGGCGATGAAAACCGGGAACCTGACGATGCGTCCGCACTCGGTTGTGCACTCCATTATTTATGATGACAAGAAACAGAAAGCGACGGGAGTGCGTGTTATTGACGCGAATACGAAGCAAATGATGGAGTTTTATGCAGATATTATTTTTGTAAATGCAGCTGCATTGAATTCAAATCTTGTACTGCTCAATTCGACTTCTTCCCGTTTTCCTAACGGACTAGGAAATGACAGCGGTGTGCTGGGCAAGTATGTGGCGTTCCACAACTACCGCGCGAGCGTATCCGGTGAGTACGAAGGCTTCCTGGACTCTACTACCGACGGTAAGCGCCCGAACAGCGGCTACATCCCAAGGTTCCGCAATGTATATAAACAGGAAACAGACTTCCTGAGAGGCTATGCAGCAGGTTTTGGAGCCAACAGAAATACATATTCCGACCGTAACGGATTGGGAGAATCATTGAAATCGAACCTTCATGAAACCAAATACGGCAACTGGAGTGTAGGCTCACATATGATGGGCGAGACGATTCCAAAGGAAAGTAATTACGTAGCGCTGGACAAAGACTTGAAAGATCCGTTTGGCATTGCTCAGCTCAAAATCTCCGTAGGTTATGATGACAATGACGAGAAAATGATCAAAGACTATGTAGAGCAGGTGAGTGAGATGTTTACCAATGCCGGGTTCAAAAATGTGAAATCGCACGACGGGAATAGAAATCCGGGTAACGACATTCACGAAATGGGCGGTGTACGCATGGGTAAAGACCCGAAAACGTCCATGCTGAACCAATGGAACCAGTTGCACGCCTGCAAAAACGTGTTTGTAACAGACGGAGCGTGCATGACTTCCACTTCTACGCAAAACCCATCCCTCACTTACATGGCGCTTTCGGCCCGGGCTGTGGACTATGCGGTGAAGCAAATGAAGGCGAAGAATTTATAA
- a CDS encoding RNA polymerase sigma-70 factor, whose amino-acid sequence MQDPLLNNETKRSNPFVSPLHEAKGGANEIDSAIFLKATFEQNPSKGLELLFRRFYNPLCSHAVRFVYSKQIAEDLVSEVFFQFYRTRAYENINSSYTSYLFRSVRNECYTYMRREFGKMDTLEITDEYTISTYHQQPDAEIHYNNLFLKVNEVIARLPTQCQKVFLLSRFENKKYHEIADELHISPKTVEVHISKALKHLRSALNGEWMISISLTLLSSIIEI is encoded by the coding sequence ATGCAAGATCCTTTGCTTAACAACGAGACGAAGCGTTCAAATCCATTTGTGTCACCGCTACACGAAGCAAAGGGTGGTGCGAACGAAATTGATTCGGCGATATTTTTAAAGGCGACGTTCGAGCAAAACCCTTCAAAAGGTCTGGAATTGCTGTTCAGGCGCTTTTATAACCCGTTATGCAGTCACGCGGTGCGGTTTGTTTACTCCAAACAAATTGCTGAGGACCTGGTGAGTGAGGTGTTCTTTCAATTTTACCGCACGAGGGCTTACGAAAACATTAACTCTTCCTACACGAGCTACCTGTTCAGGTCGGTGCGTAACGAATGCTATACGTATATGCGTAGAGAGTTCGGGAAAATGGACACGCTTGAGATAACCGACGAGTACACCATATCAACTTACCACCAGCAGCCGGATGCGGAGATTCATTACAATAATCTTTTCCTGAAGGTAAATGAAGTCATTGCCCGGCTACCTACGCAATGCCAGAAGGTCTTTCTGCTTAGCCGGTTTGAAAATAAAAAATACCATGAAATAGCGGATGAGCTGCATATATCGCCCAAAACGGTAGAGGTGCATATATCCAAAGCATTGAAACACCTGCGATCCGCTCTGAACGGCGAATGGATGATCTCCATTAGTCTGACCCTCCTGAGTAGCATCATCGAGATCTGA
- a CDS encoding FecR family protein: MKTIISKYTLFEYLAGRANPLERQQVEDWIIEKENSEIFHQWLMEYETKCPQFIPDQDVAIEYLLRRLETDMSIEQQRLADEPPRALFVPNRNSRFWLIAASVTLLVSCGWWFREAIQYKSYQTAYGQTTNVYLEDGSKVALNSNSKLKMPRLGFDHDVREVILEGEAEFSVSHTIDNKRFVVKTSDQFQVEVLGTTFSVFARPRGTKVALKCGSVRIDYSQNNERKEVMMEPGDLAFLDQSGAVQLAKKQDTKTFAAWTEQRYVFNATAVKDILAMIEENFGQKVVLSDSNIANRTITGNFKTKNADELLKTISEVLDMKIEQNGNTTLLMNN, translated from the coding sequence ATGAAAACAATTATATCGAAGTATACTCTTTTTGAGTATTTGGCCGGGCGAGCCAATCCGCTGGAAAGGCAGCAGGTGGAGGACTGGATCATTGAAAAAGAGAATTCTGAAATTTTCCATCAATGGTTAATGGAATACGAAACCAAATGCCCTCAGTTCATCCCTGATCAGGACGTGGCGATTGAATACCTGCTTCGCCGACTGGAAACAGATATGAGTATTGAGCAGCAGCGGCTTGCGGATGAGCCCCCACGTGCTTTGTTCGTGCCGAACCGGAATAGCCGCTTCTGGCTGATTGCCGCCTCCGTAACATTGCTGGTGAGCTGCGGCTGGTGGTTTCGTGAAGCGATCCAGTACAAATCCTACCAGACGGCTTACGGCCAAACAACGAACGTATACCTGGAAGACGGAAGTAAGGTAGCGCTGAACTCTAATTCAAAATTGAAAATGCCCCGCCTGGGCTTTGATCATGATGTAAGAGAAGTAATACTGGAAGGAGAGGCAGAGTTTTCGGTGAGCCATACGATTGATAATAAGCGATTTGTCGTAAAAACATCGGATCAGTTCCAGGTGGAGGTGCTAGGAACAACTTTCTCAGTCTTTGCCCGGCCGAGAGGCACGAAAGTCGCGCTGAAATGTGGCAGTGTAAGGATCGATTATTCTCAAAATAACGAACGGAAAGAGGTAATGATGGAACCCGGTGACCTGGCATTCCTGGACCAGAGCGGAGCTGTGCAGCTTGCAAAGAAACAAGACACCAAGACGTTTGCAGCCTGGACAGAACAGCGATACGTTTTTAATGCTACGGCTGTAAAAGACATCCTTGCGATGATCGAAGAGAACTTTGGCCAGAAGGTGGTGCTATCGGATTCCAATATAGCCAACCGCACCATTACGGGTAATTTCAAAACCAAGAATGCTGACGAACTTTTGAAAACCATATCAGAAGTGCTTGATATGAAAATTGAGCAAAACGGTAATACCACTCTTTTAATGAATAACTAA
- a CDS encoding SusC/RagA family TonB-linked outer membrane protein — MNLTLSAKQWVGIGLVLMTQCPQVARSQVIAFASMPPNQHSTVRQEMKLKNVLLDLQKHYGVEIVFEDRLVGSMNVTAGVLDLTQPIEKNLDIVLGRNGLKYKKTRKNTFVVTEDKVKEVAPIKEEKKESAALSDQILNTESPAAQISTQQLVDRSVKGKVSDESGAGLPGVSVVLKGTQRGTSSGANGEFTLDIPDGSQSVLVFSFVGYKSQEVNVGSQSDIKVSMAPDENSLDEIVVVGYGSVRKSDLTGAVGTIKGDVLQERPASSLNQGLSGRIAGVNVSSNSGRPGGRANIRIRGASSISVSNNPLYVIDGVILNAVDLANGSTPIDYLNPNDIASIEVLKDASSTAIYGARGANGVILVTTKRGTSSGGRVTYDTDYSIGIAPKKLPVLNSKEFLAVEETIYANAAKYDPVGWATGTKYTDPKKKRTNPLLFDSSGNPLYDTDWQEETFRKAFSQNHQLGLTGGSEKGSYGAFLNYRNENGIVKDSWQKRFAGRFVFDSQIKSWLKVGGTLGYTDQNEKQIDQLGGGGITAMRQVLEALPIIPVKYPDGKWASNRDYPGMEGGDSPLRVVAERLSYLRTQTMLGNIYATIRLADGLDFKSTVGTNVINQREDYFAAAGLQYISNNGDASITSRRFNSWQFENYLTYFKDFGKIHSVNAMLGLSWQHVDRFDNLARSQNFTDTYFQFNNLGAGATALAPSSSASAYGLNSYFARVNYGLMDKYLVTFTGRIDGSSKFGDANRYAFFPSAAVAWRVSEEEFLKGVPAISNLKLRASYGATGNSEIPAYRALAGMASYDVIFGGARNIGTGVGRMSNSNLQWEKTQQVDFGVELGLFSNRLSFELDLYRRKVNEMLLDAPLPLSSGYASIFTNVGSMENKGVEFAVNSMNIKAGDFSWSTTFNISVNKNKVLALSGGSDIYSGATVIRVGEPVGSFFGRVHEGIWSTAEAEQAKKYNMLPGDVKYKDLNNDGAINDNDRTIIGKGIPDGFGTFLNTFQYKAWSLTVDLQYMYGNDVIDRSIHSAEDRQGIANSYKTVLNAWTETNQNTTVAQIRPINAYYTTNNDSHKVTDASFIRGRNLLLAYSFPSTLVSKLKLDRLRVYGSIQNFFVATKYKGYDPEVSNSGSPFDQGFGLYDYPKPRVFMLGLNIGL; from the coding sequence ATGAATCTAACGCTATCCGCTAAGCAATGGGTGGGAATAGGGCTTGTGCTCATGACGCAATGTCCGCAAGTTGCCCGCTCACAGGTTATTGCCTTCGCATCTATGCCGCCTAACCAGCATAGTACTGTCAGACAGGAAATGAAGCTCAAAAATGTGCTGCTTGATCTTCAGAAGCACTATGGTGTAGAGATCGTTTTTGAGGACCGTTTGGTGGGTTCAATGAATGTGACGGCAGGCGTGCTGGATCTGACACAGCCCATTGAAAAGAATCTGGATATTGTATTGGGACGTAATGGTCTGAAATATAAAAAGACACGGAAAAATACATTCGTAGTCACAGAAGATAAAGTAAAGGAAGTAGCTCCGATCAAAGAGGAAAAGAAAGAATCGGCCGCACTGTCGGACCAGATACTGAACACTGAAAGCCCGGCTGCACAGATCAGTACCCAGCAATTGGTCGATCGGAGTGTCAAAGGTAAAGTCTCGGATGAGTCGGGTGCCGGTTTACCCGGAGTAAGCGTGGTACTGAAAGGTACGCAGCGCGGGACGTCTTCCGGTGCAAACGGCGAGTTTACACTGGATATCCCCGATGGCAGCCAGAGTGTGCTTGTTTTTAGTTTTGTAGGTTACAAATCACAGGAAGTGAACGTTGGCAGCCAATCCGACATTAAAGTAAGCATGGCACCGGATGAGAATTCACTGGATGAAATTGTAGTCGTTGGTTATGGTAGCGTAAGAAAATCGGATTTGACCGGAGCTGTTGGTACGATTAAAGGAGATGTTTTGCAGGAAAGACCGGCGTCGTCGCTGAACCAGGGACTTTCGGGTCGCATTGCCGGTGTGAACGTGTCTTCCAACTCGGGCCGTCCGGGCGGTAGGGCCAATATCCGGATTCGTGGAGCGAGCTCGATCAGTGTTTCCAATAACCCATTGTATGTCATCGACGGAGTGATCCTGAATGCAGTCGACCTTGCGAACGGAAGTACCCCCATTGATTATTTAAACCCTAATGATATTGCCTCCATTGAGGTACTTAAAGATGCGTCTTCCACGGCGATCTACGGTGCGAGGGGTGCGAACGGCGTTATTTTGGTGACTACCAAACGCGGTACTTCAAGCGGCGGCCGGGTTACTTACGACACCGACTACAGCATAGGTATAGCTCCCAAAAAGCTGCCTGTACTTAATTCGAAGGAATTCCTGGCTGTGGAAGAGACCATTTATGCCAATGCTGCGAAATACGATCCCGTGGGCTGGGCAACGGGAACAAAGTACACGGATCCCAAGAAGAAACGTACGAACCCATTGCTGTTCGATTCAAGTGGAAACCCGCTGTATGATACCGACTGGCAGGAGGAGACATTTCGAAAGGCTTTTTCACAAAATCACCAGCTAGGATTAACGGGTGGTAGCGAAAAAGGCAGCTATGGCGCTTTCCTGAACTATCGTAATGAAAATGGGATCGTGAAGGATTCGTGGCAGAAAAGATTTGCCGGTCGTTTCGTATTTGACAGCCAAATCAAAAGCTGGCTGAAAGTGGGCGGCACGCTGGGTTATACAGACCAAAACGAAAAGCAGATCGATCAGCTTGGCGGCGGCGGTATTACGGCCATGCGTCAGGTTCTGGAAGCTTTACCTATCATTCCGGTGAAATATCCTGACGGGAAATGGGCAAGTAACAGAGATTATCCGGGGATGGAAGGTGGCGACAGCCCACTCAGGGTCGTTGCAGAAAGATTGTCCTACCTCAGAACGCAAACAATGCTAGGTAATATTTATGCGACAATCCGCCTGGCCGATGGTCTTGATTTCAAATCCACGGTGGGAACTAACGTGATCAACCAGCGGGAGGACTATTTTGCCGCAGCAGGTCTGCAATATATTTCCAATAATGGTGACGCATCGATTACGAGCAGAAGGTTCAACTCATGGCAATTTGAAAATTACCTGACCTATTTCAAGGATTTTGGTAAAATACATTCCGTCAATGCCATGTTGGGGTTGTCGTGGCAGCATGTTGACCGTTTCGATAACCTTGCCAGAAGCCAGAATTTTACAGATACTTATTTTCAATTCAATAACCTTGGTGCCGGAGCGACTGCGCTTGCGCCTTCGTCAAGTGCTTCTGCCTACGGACTCAATTCGTACTTTGCTAGGGTTAACTATGGCCTAATGGACAAGTACCTGGTGACTTTCACCGGCCGGATCGATGGTTCATCCAAATTCGGAGATGCCAACCGTTACGCATTCTTCCCGTCGGCGGCTGTTGCATGGAGAGTTAGCGAAGAAGAATTCCTGAAAGGTGTTCCGGCCATTTCCAACCTGAAACTGCGTGCAAGCTACGGTGCAACTGGTAACTCTGAAATCCCTGCTTACCGAGCTTTGGCGGGTATGGCCAGTTATGACGTGATTTTTGGTGGCGCACGTAACATTGGAACAGGGGTCGGCAGAATGTCAAACTCTAACCTTCAATGGGAGAAAACACAGCAGGTTGACTTCGGTGTCGAATTGGGTTTGTTTTCAAACAGACTTAGCTTCGAACTCGATTTGTACAGAAGAAAAGTGAACGAAATGTTGCTGGATGCGCCGCTTCCATTGAGCAGCGGCTATGCGAGCATCTTCACCAATGTTGGAAGTATGGAAAACAAAGGCGTGGAATTTGCTGTGAATTCTATGAACATTAAGGCAGGCGACTTCTCATGGAGCACCACCTTCAATATTTCGGTAAATAAAAACAAAGTGCTTGCATTGTCAGGCGGTAGCGATATTTACTCGGGTGCTACGGTAATCAGGGTAGGAGAGCCGGTTGGATCCTTCTTTGGCCGGGTACATGAGGGAATATGGTCAACTGCGGAAGCGGAGCAGGCGAAAAAATACAACATGCTTCCCGGTGATGTCAAATATAAGGACCTTAACAACGACGGAGCCATTAATGACAATGACAGGACCATTATCGGTAAAGGTATTCCCGACGGCTTTGGAACATTCCTGAACACATTCCAGTATAAAGCCTGGTCGCTGACGGTGGATCTGCAATATATGTACGGAAACGATGTGATCGACAGAAGTATCCACTCTGCGGAAGACAGGCAGGGTATCGCAAACAGTTACAAAACTGTATTGAACGCCTGGACAGAAACCAACCAGAATACAACAGTAGCGCAGATACGTCCGATCAATGCATACTATACGACCAATAACGATAGTCACAAAGTGACCGACGCCTCATTCATTCGTGGCAGGAACCTGCTGCTGGCCTATTCTTTCCCTTCTACGCTAGTTTCGAAGTTGAAATTAGACAGGCTGAGAGTTTATGGATCCATTCAGAACTTCTTTGTAGCGACCAAGTATAAAGGCTATGATCCGGAAGTATCGAACTCGGGATCACCGTTTGACCAGGGTTTTGGTCTGTATGATTATCCCAAGCCAAGGGTATTTATGCTGGGTTTAAACATCGGTTTATAA
- a CDS encoding RagB/SusD family nutrient uptake outer membrane protein — translation MNKLSKRIGLLTTVLSIFWATGCSDFLDESDPSNFTVENYFTQPAHARSSVNAIYAPMRDPMNSGFGGGAWMMTEFATGLAATDLGQAVNSYFIKDLRNTSDNGYGQTYWTSYYRGIANANLSIAKVPTVPGLDAAEGKKLLGEAYFLRAWYYFNLVRMFGNIPLVTEPISLESEQLKPSAATPEEVYNLIVSDLKTAEASGLPWTDNTGKVNMGAVKSLLSQVYLTMAGYPLQKGASHYDLAAKKAEEVIDSKQFKLFASYNDFHDPSKKNIDENIFMIQFRTQILPSNWQVSIIPYNKNISQYSDETGGIYSTGDFAKSYDPADLRIKEKQFFFTKFTNESNRNLEVDLGGYFIYKHFDQTAQTSSANSDLNWPVIRYADVLLTYAEAANEAGGPSAKVLEAVNAIRTRAQLPALAGLAKDKLREAIWRERWYELCFENITWFDMVRLRKAFNVKTKEFENYVGHKFSYGPTLTERELVFPIPTPEIRNNTNLRQNNGY, via the coding sequence ATGAATAAATTATCAAAAAGAATCGGCCTGCTCACCACCGTTTTGAGCATATTCTGGGCGACAGGATGTAGCGACTTCCTGGACGAATCAGATCCAAGTAATTTCACGGTTGAAAACTATTTCACACAACCGGCCCACGCGAGAAGTTCAGTCAATGCGATATATGCGCCTATGCGTGATCCAATGAATAGTGGCTTTGGTGGTGGCGCCTGGATGATGACAGAGTTCGCTACCGGTCTTGCTGCCACCGATCTCGGTCAGGCTGTTAACAGCTATTTTATCAAGGACCTGAGAAATACCTCGGACAATGGATACGGACAGACTTACTGGACTTCCTATTACAGAGGGATTGCAAATGCCAACCTTTCGATTGCAAAGGTACCCACAGTGCCCGGACTGGATGCCGCCGAAGGCAAGAAGTTGCTCGGCGAAGCTTACTTTCTGAGAGCATGGTACTATTTCAACCTGGTTCGGATGTTTGGTAACATTCCATTGGTTACCGAGCCTATCAGTTTGGAATCGGAACAATTGAAACCGTCGGCTGCAACACCGGAGGAAGTTTACAATCTGATCGTATCAGATTTAAAGACGGCTGAGGCGTCTGGCCTGCCATGGACAGATAATACTGGCAAAGTGAATATGGGTGCAGTTAAGTCCTTGCTTTCTCAGGTTTACCTCACAATGGCTGGATACCCGTTGCAAAAAGGTGCGTCACATTATGATCTTGCAGCTAAGAAAGCAGAAGAAGTTATTGATTCGAAACAGTTCAAATTGTTCGCGTCGTACAACGATTTTCACGACCCGTCGAAGAAAAATATCGACGAGAACATCTTCATGATCCAATTCAGAACGCAGATTCTCCCTTCTAACTGGCAGGTATCGATTATTCCTTATAACAAGAATATCTCACAGTATTCTGATGAAACGGGAGGAATCTATTCTACGGGGGACTTTGCGAAGTCTTACGATCCGGCTGACTTACGTATCAAGGAGAAGCAATTCTTCTTTACGAAATTTACTAATGAGTCAAACCGTAATCTGGAAGTGGATTTGGGTGGATATTTTATCTACAAGCATTTCGACCAGACGGCACAGACCAGCTCCGCAAATAGCGATTTGAACTGGCCGGTGATCAGGTATGCTGATGTTTTGCTGACTTATGCAGAGGCTGCCAACGAAGCTGGAGGACCATCGGCCAAAGTGCTGGAAGCGGTCAATGCGATCAGAACGAGGGCTCAGTTGCCTGCACTTGCAGGTCTTGCGAAAGACAAGTTACGTGAGGCAATCTGGCGTGAGCGCTGGTACGAACTATGCTTTGAGAACATTACCTGGTTTGACATGGTGAGGTTGCGCAAAGCCTTCAATGTTAAAACAAAGGAGTTTGAAAATTACGTTGGTCACAAATTCTCATACGGCCCGACATTGACGGAAAGAGAACTTGTTTTCCCGATCCCAACACCTGAAATCAGGAACAATACGAATCTGAGACAGAATAATGGTTATTGA
- the xylA gene encoding xylose isomerase, with product MSILLGEQEYFKGIGKIGFEGPETDNPLAYRFYDENRIVAGKSMKEHLRFAIAYWHTFCGAGLDPFGGPTLFYPWDKKPDAVDRAKDKADAAFELITKLGAPYYCFHDVDVVDYADDVRTNEKRLQALTAYLGEKQKASGVKLLWGTANLFSHHRYMNGASTNPDFDVVTHAGAQVKMALDATIALGGENYVFWGGREGYMTLLNTDMKREQEHFAQMLKLSVAYARANGFKGKFFIEPKPCEPTKHQYDYDAATVIGFLRQHDLLEDFALNLEVNHATLAGHTFEHELQVAADAGILGSIDANRGDYQNGWDTDQFPNDIAEWTKALLVILKAGGLKGGGINFDAKRRRNSTDVEDVFHAHIGGIDTVARALLVADKIIQNGEYDKIRSNRYASFDAGKGAEFEKGALKLEDLFDLAASKGEPATTSGRQEYLENLINRFI from the coding sequence ATGAGCATTTTACTCGGAGAACAGGAGTACTTTAAAGGAATCGGGAAAATTGGTTTTGAAGGCCCTGAAACGGATAATCCCCTAGCTTACCGGTTTTATGATGAAAACCGCATCGTAGCAGGCAAAAGCATGAAGGAGCACCTTCGTTTTGCCATCGCATACTGGCACACTTTCTGCGGAGCGGGGCTTGATCCTTTCGGAGGTCCTACACTCTTTTACCCATGGGACAAAAAGCCAGACGCTGTTGACCGTGCAAAAGACAAAGCTGATGCTGCATTTGAATTGATCACAAAATTGGGCGCGCCCTACTATTGCTTCCACGATGTGGATGTGGTTGACTATGCGGACGATGTACGCACCAACGAAAAGCGTTTACAGGCATTGACCGCTTACCTGGGTGAGAAACAAAAGGCTTCCGGAGTGAAATTGCTTTGGGGAACTGCCAATTTGTTTAGCCATCATCGCTATATGAACGGTGCTTCTACAAATCCTGACTTTGATGTGGTTACCCATGCAGGTGCGCAAGTAAAAATGGCCCTTGATGCTACGATCGCATTGGGTGGCGAAAACTACGTGTTCTGGGGTGGTCGCGAAGGATATATGACATTGCTGAATACCGACATGAAGCGCGAGCAGGAGCACTTTGCTCAAATGCTTAAACTTTCTGTGGCTTATGCCCGTGCGAATGGATTCAAAGGTAAGTTCTTCATTGAACCTAAGCCTTGTGAGCCTACCAAGCACCAGTATGACTACGATGCAGCAACCGTTATCGGTTTCCTTCGTCAGCACGATTTATTGGAGGATTTCGCATTGAACCTTGAAGTTAACCACGCTACATTGGCTGGTCACACATTTGAGCATGAACTACAAGTGGCTGCTGATGCCGGCATACTGGGTTCTATCGACGCTAACCGCGGTGATTACCAGAACGGATGGGATACCGACCAGTTCCCGAACGATATCGCTGAATGGACCAAAGCACTTTTGGTGATCCTGAAAGCAGGTGGCCTGAAAGGTGGCGGTATCAACTTTGATGCAAAACGTCGCCGTAACTCTACCGATGTGGAAGATGTTTTCCACGCACACATTGGTGGTATCGACACAGTAGCAAGAGCATTACTGGTAGCTGATAAGATCATTCAAAACGGTGAGTACGATAAGATCCGCAGTAACCGCTATGCAAGCTTTGACGCCGGCAAAGGTGCCGAATTCGAAAAAGGTGCATTGAAACTGGAAGACCTGTTCGACCTGGCAGCAAGCAAAGGCGAACCGGCAACTACTTCCGGCAGACAAGAATATCTGGAAAATCTGATCAACCGTTTTATTTGA